The genomic interval GGACAGGTATCAAGCCATttggcaggggtgcccctttcctGCCCTCTAGCCATAGCCCTTGACATCTGCCAGCCACCCCAGGTGGTTTCTGGGGCCCACAGATGAGCCAGGGAGTCTCAGACAGTTAGGGCTGCCCTGGTGCTAGGGAGCATTCAGGTACAGAGACCTCTGGAACCCTGCAGAGGTGGTTTGTGGCACTGAGGCCAGGGGGCCGCCAGGGAAGGGCACAGGCTGGAGAGGAGGGAGTATTACAATAATCCTGTGAGGATTACTATGAAAATAATGACCTTGGGAGGGGGAGCATAAttaatgtcttaaaatatttgagGGACTGATATGTGTAAGAGGGAGTAGCTCTCTCTGGAGCCAAGGGTGGAACAGGAGCCGATAGGCAAAAATTGCAGGAGGCAGGTTTCAACTCTATATAGGGAAGCACTTCCCAGTGATTGCAGCTGCCCAAAGATGGAATGACTGTCCCAAGAGAGAGTGTGCTTCCCATCAAGAGGTGACCATCACAGTCAGACAACCATTCTGAGGGGATGTGCTGAGTGACAGGGTAGGGACTGCTCTAGATAGCCAGTCTTTCAAGTCCCTTCTAACCCTAAATGTCATTATTGACCTGGTAGACCATAGAGAAACCTCTGTGAGGGTTATGGCAGGGCACAGAGCAGCAGGGTGCTTCTGGTCACTTGGGCTTAGTAACCAAAGCCCCTGGTTCAAGTCTTGGCTCTGCTCCTTATCAGCCAAGGACTCATGATGAGTAAGTGACTTACCTCTATGAGCCTCAGCTCGTCTGAAAGGTGGGATAAAACCACCTCAGGGGGTAGGGCCAGGGATAATGGAATGCTGTGTATAAAGTGCTGGCTCACATACATCTGCTGACAATGACAGCCCCTCATTATAGCTGTgtttatgtttttactttttggacCCAGAGCCTTGCGTGGCTTAGAGAGCATATGGTCTTGTCTCCTTCCTCTTGGATGtgggggaactgaggctcagagaaaggaAGTAAAGTGACTTGCTTTCAGACAGCAGGTTAGTTTCCCCCCATGCCCAGCACATCTTTCCAGAGAACTCATGCGCTCTCCGTCCACAGCGCCTGGGCAGGGGTGGTTCACTCGACTCTCTGAGCCTGTCAGAGCCCCCAGAGCCTCATTTGGCCCATAGAACACACTTGTGCTCTAATTAATTGTCCCTCTGGCCCTCTACCCCTGCCCCAACGTGCAGGCATCTGGGGCTGGGAGCCCTGATTCTCAGAGACGCACAAAGAAGCCCACAGTGCTGTCCAGGAAGCTGCATTTGGAAGGAGCTGGGCAGCTCAGTGTGCCAGACACCCCAGGGCTCTGGCTTCCCGGCTGGCACACAGGGCCCACCTTGTACCCaaacatctctctctctgctcccccatCCATCTTGCTGCCTCCTGACCtccctggggctggaggggccACCACTTCCATCCTTTTGGCACGGTTGTCAGGCGGGCCGCCATGGCACACAGGCTGTCTGGGGTGCCAGCTGCGAACCCTGGCCAAGTCTCCCTGTCTGAAGCCAGGCCTCTAGCCTCCTTTTTCTACCACTGGTGGGACAGAGTGGGCAGGGTTAAGGGGGCTCTCAACAGGAAAGGCGTGAGTCAAGGATCTGGGTAGAGATGTTTCCAGGCTTCACTCTGGGCAGACCCAAGATCGGTCTGTTTGGGTGAGAGTGGAAGTAATCCTGGCCTCACTGCAGACTCTGCCCTGTACTCTAAAACATGGGCTCCATCCAGGATTCCAGCCACGTGCtcatcatttattcagcaaacattgactgagcacctactacatgtTGAGGCCCTGTGTCGGGATTTGAAGTAACTGTCCCTGCCCATGGCCCCCAGTCTCTTGGGAGAGTGAGAAGTGAATGACAACATAGACTTGATTGGAGTTATAATGGAAGTTCGTACTGGGTACAGCGGGCCCCAGAGGAGGGAGTGGTTCCACGAAAGGGAATTCCTGCAGAAGAGACAGCTCTCCAGAAGAGGAAGAGTCACTGGAAATCTTGAAGGATAAAGAGGGCATTAATTGGGTAAGGCAGAGAAGAGGACAAATAAGTCAAGTGGCATGAAATACAGATAAGTTGAAGTCCTCATGTCTGGGCTGCAGGTGGAAGGTGTGAGATGGAAAGGCAGGTTTGGCCAAGTTGCAGAAGCTCGGGTCCAGGGCTAGGGCCTTGGCTGGGTCCTGAAGAGCCATGAACAGTTTTTCGCTGGGTCAGGGGTCACCACCCTGGCAGCAGGAAGGACAGCAGGTGGAGGCACGGGGTTATGTGGCCCTGAGTCAGATGAGGTTTCTTGGGCCTGAACTAAGGCAGAGCTATTCAGGTGGTAAGGTGACCAAAGAGGTGTTTTACAGGGAAAATCAGTCCTGAGGGTGAGGGTCCGGGATgaccaccctcctcctcccaccctgttCAAGAACACAAGTGGAAAACCGGGGACACAGTTGTTTTGTTTGAtgcccaaaatattttttttaactcaagtaAATGGTATACCCatacagaggcggatttaatggcaggcgcacCGGGCGCGTGACCTGGCCCCGATTTCTGAAGGGTCCCACAAAACCCCaatttgacacttttttctaatgacaacaaGTTTAatgggcccaatattttcttctgcggccagggcctcaaccgaccttaatctgcctctgtacCCATTCAGTGAAACCTTGTATAGCCATTAAAGAGAATGAGGGAACATTTTATGTATTGTTATGAAATGATCTCCAAGATTTACCGTTAAGAGGGAAAAGCAAGGTGCAGGAAAAATAGCATGCTACTGTTCCTGCAAaggcaaaaggaaatgaaaactctTGTTTGTTTCTATTCAGCTTCACATAAAAGTCTAGAGGTCTTGAAAAAACTGGCAAACCTGACGACCCCGGGCTGGCTATACCGACTGACCTCAGTTGGCTAGAGGAGACCACAGCTGCTCCCTGGCCGGCCAGTTTGCTCCAGTCCCCAGCCAGACCTCCTTTGCTCGTGGAAGTTAGTGTAGGCATCTGAGATTGCGATCCACCTTCTGAAACTTGGCAAGCTCTCCCTTAGTACTTCATCTCACCTCTGGCGCTCAGCCTTCAGGGTGACGCTGACCGCCAGAGATACCCTGGAGGGGAGCCAGCCCCTCTCAGCCTTCCGCTCACAgcccctcttcttctctcagcTCCAGCGTTTCAAGCGTTCGCTTTCCCTCAAGACCATCCTCCGAAGTAAGAGCGTGGAGAACTTCTTCCTTCGCTCGGGCTCAGGCGCTGAGCTCAAGTGCCCCACCGAGGTGCTGCTGACGCCCCCAACtccactgccccctccctccccaccatcaGCATCCACAGATAGGGGCCTGCCCACCCCGACACCATCACCCGGCCCAGCCTCACGTGCCCGGGcaccactcaagccagtgaggctGCACAGCTTCCAGGAACATGTCTTCAAGCGAGCCAGCCCTTGTGAGCTGTGCCACCAGTTCATTGTGGGTAGGTGCCTGAGGTGGGCAAGGTGATGGGCCAGGGTGGATGTGGGGAGTGGGCCTGTGGGACTTCCTGATATCCAGGGCTCCCAGTGCTAACTCTGCCCCTCACTCTGGGCACACAGATAAGCaccgtggggggtggggagtgcccAGTGGTGCTGTGTTGACTAACAGCGCAGGCTCCAATGCCAGTTCACACCCTGACTGTACGAGGCGTAGGTGCTAGTCCTGGAGGCTGGCACGGGGATGCCCAGCCCCTGCTCTCTTCCCACCCACTAACCTGCCTCCTTTGCTCATTGCTCATGGGTGTGTTCTCTCTGACCGACCCCTCTTTCCTAACCCAAATTCTTCCCAGGGAACTCCAAGCAGGGCTTGCGGTGTAAGACATGCAAAGTCAGCGTCCACCTCTGGTGCTCTGAGGAGATctcccaccagcaatgcccaGTCAAGACAGTGAGTGGGGACCATGCAGAGGTGGTTGGCGGAGGGCTCCCAGAACTGGTATGTGGGGGAATGAGTGCCCCTCAAGGCTGGCTCCTCATGTGGGGTGGTTCTTGGGCTCAGGAAAGGCCAAGTGTTCTGTGGGCTATGACATCCTCATGTCCTCTTTCCGCCCCCTCTTGCCATAGTCCTCCTCCTTCCGTCGCAATTTCAGCTCCCCTCTTCTTGTGCATGAATCACCACCGGCCTGTGCCACAAGCAGAGAGTCCCCACCCACTGGTGAGTATCCCCTTGTGGCTCCTCATCTCACTGTGGTGTGATAAGAAACCCATGCATTCTTCAAATGGGCACCTGAGGCACACTGGCACTAAGAGTTACCACATCCCCTCTCTGGCTACTCCTGTCCTGAATGTAGGGTTcacttatccattcattcacccgtcaacaaaacaaaaactttattgagcacatactaagtgccaggcactgtgccagacaCAGGGACATAGCAAGCATCGAGGAAGGGGCAGCTCATGGTCTGTAAGGGAGCTAGACATGAAATGGATAATCACATTGATCATCAATTAATCATCTTTCAGATGAGTGCCTGAAACAGGGATAGGGAATAAAGAGAGGATAAAGCGGGCGCCATCCTCAACCACAGAGACCGGGGAAGGCATCGTGGAGATGGGAAGGACGGAGAGTTAGTCCACTGAGGACCTGGGCAGGACTGGCGCGGGCAGATGGTGTGAGCTGAGGCACACAGGGGCAATTAAAGAAAGGACAACACAGCTGGAACGCgggtgtgagagagagggtgtgACAGGACCATGGATGCAGGGCCTTAGGgtccattttaaaattgttctttggGCTTTATCCTACagtgatttttgtgtttttacaAGAGCATTCTGGCTGCTGTGTAAATCCTTGCTGTGCATTCCGGGTCGGAGGGGCTGGAGTGGAGGCAGGGAGAGTAGTTGGGAGGCTGTGACTATTACCAAGAGAGAGTTTGGTAGCGTGGACCAGACTGGTAGCGGTGGGGATGGAGAGAAGTGGGCAGATTCTAGAAACAtttgggaggtaggagagggagtGATATGGGCAGTGAGAAGAGTGAGGGGTCCAGGATGCCCGGCTTCGGCGTGGGCTCCGTGGAGGAACGTGGAACTCTCCCAGTGTGGAGGGGAGCGGGGCTGGGACACACGGCTGCAGGGTGAGTGAGGCTGGCAGCCGGGCCTGGCCTTGAGTGTGGCTCCTCGGCAGGGGCCAGCGGGAAGGTGGACCCCATCTACGAGACCCTGCGTTACGGCACCTCCTTGGCCCTGATGAACCGCTCCAGCTTCAGCAGCGCCTCTGAGTCCCCCACACGGAGTCTGGTATGGGGGGCACCACAGGGGAACCTCGGGACAGGGGTCTTTGAGGATGAGGGCCCAGGGGCTGACCCCTCCACCATCTCTGTCCCTAGAGTGAACGGGATGAGCTGACTGAGGATGGGGAGAGCAGCGTCCGCAGCTCAGAGGAGGGTCCTGGCGACAGCGGTGAGTGAGGGCAGGggcgaggggcagggagggaaccCAGTGCAGTGGACAGCGGTGAGTGAGGGCAGGggcgaggggcagggagggaagccaGTGCCCTGGCGACAGCGGTGAGTGAGGGCAGGggcgaggggcagggagggaaccCAGTGCCCTGGCGACAGCGGTGAGTGAGGGCAGGggcgaggggcagggagggaaccCAGTGCCCTGGCGACAGCGGTGAGTGAGGGCAGGggcgaggggcagggagggaaccCAGTGCGGTGGACAGCGGTGAGTGAGGGCAGGggcgaggggcagggagggaaccCAGTGCGGTGGCTTCTGCTGCCTCACACCCTGGCCCCACCCTGCACCTGCCGAATTCACAGCTCCAGCTGAGAGTGAAGGGTCGGGACCAGAAGAGAAGAGCCCTGGACAGCAGGTGAGCTGACGCTGGCTCCAAGCCCCAGCAGGTCAGGTGAGAAAGGGATGTCACCTCTCCTTGTCACTGACCCATAGACATGTGGGAGCAGAGTGAGTGGGAGTATCACTGCTCCATCATTTATCCTCAGTCTACAGGGATGGGCAATGCCAGGGTGAGTGGGCAGGACAGGCAGGGGATGTTACTCCTCTCATCACTGACCCAATGCTTGTTGTACCCACTCCTGTTCTCCCAAGAGTGGGCAGTTTCGGGGTGCAGCAGGCAACAGAGTATCCCCCATCTCCACCCTGGCCCAGTCTCCCCCGGGGTGTGAGCACAGCAGGAAGGAGAGGCTGACTGCGCCTTCTCCTTGAGCCGGGAGCATTGTGTCCCACCTTCTAGCCCCCAGGCAGCAAGGTCAGGGCAAGCAGGAGGAGTGAGGACGGTGCCACCCTCCACCACTGACCCAGCGCTCTTCCACAGCCCCCCAAGCCCTCCCTGCGGAAGGACGTGGGGCCCATGTACTCCTATGTCGCTCTCTACAAGTTTCTGCCCCAGGAGACCCATGACCTGGCTCTGCAGTAAGTGCTCTCCGAGCCCAGCCCATCAGGCAGATGCCTGGCTCCCACCTCAGGGCTCTGTACTCCCAGACCTCGGGACGTGAGTGTGAGGGGGGCCTTCAGGAACCTTCTCCTAGTATACTTGAAGCTGCTGAGCCCAAAGCGGAATGGACCTGCCCAGAGCCCAAGACGATTTAGTGCTGATGGCATggctcctgccccctgccccagctctgTCCTGGACAATGTCTGCTGTACCTGTAGTCACTCAGTGCCCTCCTTCTGATGGCATCAAAGATCCTCCTACAGCTGACGGGGGCATGCAGGGGATCTGGGGGCCAGGACTGCCAGGATGCCGGGAGGGCAAGCCCATCATGCCCCATATgctgccctgctctctcctcccaggCCTGGAGACCGGATCATGCTGGTGGATGACTCTAACGAGGACTGGTGGAAGGTGACTTGGCAGGGTGGGAAGCGGACGGACCCTGGTAGGCATCTCATCAACCCCTGCCCTCAGTGAGCACTGCCCAGCTTCTCTCCGGGCCCCAGAGACCACTCCTTCTCCAGCCACTGGCCCAGCCAAGCCAGGAACAACTCTCAGACCTTGCTCTTGCTTTGAGCGTCCCCCCTGCCTCCGCCCTGTCCCTCTGCCCACCTAATGCCCTTCCCAACACAGAAGCCACCAACTGTGGGCTCAAATATAGAGAGCCCGGAATCTGGCACTGGTTTTTAGTGGGCATTGGGTCTAGAGAAAATAGTGGAGGGTGGCACTAGTGCCTATGCCAGCCTTATCCCCAGGGCAAGATTGGCGACCGGGTTGGCTTCTTCCCAGCCAATTTTGTGCAGCGGGTGAGGCCAGGGGAGAATGTTTGGCGCTGCTGCCAACCCTTCTCCGGGAACAAGGAACAGGGTTACATGAGCCTCAAGGAGAACCAGGTGAGTGCCTGGGCCCTGCACGTGGTTAGACGGGTGGGACTGGAGGTTCCACTAGCCCTCCCCTGCTGGGATGTGGGGTTGGTGGCCACAGACGGGGGGCTGGGTTACTTTAGAGACAGCTTGGGAGAAGAGGAGCCTGGGTTAGAAATCTAGACGCTTGGGTCTGAGTGCTGGCTCTGCCTCTGGCTTGTCCTGTAACCTCAGACAAGTTCTTTTCCCTCCGTGATATGGGGGTGGGGCTGCATTAGACCAGCGGATCTAAGGTCAGCTCAAAGCTTCTGCTCTGTGTCTACTGATGTCTGGTCTTGCTGTTGTACCCTGTGCCCTCATGGGATCTGCTCCCATCACCCCAGCTGGGCCCTCACGGGATCTGCTCCCATCACCCCAGCTGGGCCCTCACGGGATCTGCTCCCATCACCCCAGCTGGGCCCTCACGGGATCTGCTCCCATCACCCCAGCTGGGCCCTCACGGGATCTGCTCCCATCACCCCAGCTGGGCCCTCATGGGATCTGCTCCCATCACCCCAGCTGGGCCCTCACGGGATCTGCTCCCATCACCCCAGCTGAGGTCTCCAGCTACATCTGATGCTGGTTTCAACATTCCCTGGAGTGTGTCCCCTGGGAGCTGTCAGCAGAACTTGGGGCCAGGGCTGCAGGCAGTGCCAGGCCTCAGCTCCATGTCTCTCTGGCTCAGATCTGTGTGGGCGTGGGCAGGAGCAAGGATGCTGACGGCTTCATCCGCGTCAGCAGTGGCAAGAAGCGGGGCCTGGTGCCAGTGGACGCCCTGACCGAGATCTGAGAGGAACCAAGAGAACCTAGATGCCACCCCTGCCCATGCCTGACCTTTGCTTCTGGTCCCAGGAGGGCAACAGGCATCTGCCCAcactcttcctccctctgcctctctcctagGGGCCACTCACCATGGCTTGGAGCCTTCTGCACTGAGGAAAGCTTAATTTCTTGGGCCCCAGGGTGTCCTGAGGGACATGCTCCTCTgggacttgggggtgggggagaaggagaaagtgGGTGGGAATGGGGAAGCTCCAAGTAAGCCACCTAGTGCCCAAGCACCCCCAGTCCAGATGCCATGTTAAGTCCAGCCCTGAGGCATTTTGGGGGGAACTTCCCTGCTGCTTCTTCCAGGGAGCCTTCTGTGCCCACACCAGCTTTGCATGAACGACACCGTCCTCTCCCTACAGAGCCTCTGCTTGGGCCTGTATGTATGTGACCATGCTGCCCCTTTGGATGTGGGGCCTTGGGAAGGTGCCTTCCCGgtgtctcagctctgccctggGTCGGGAGGGGATTCAGGGATATGATAGGGTCCTGAGTCCACCTCCTGGTCTCACTGCCTCTCACTCCATCGATTCTCAGGAAAGTTCTGCGGGAATCATCCCATTACTTGAAACCTGGGCggacagaggagaggagggctGAGTTCTGGGGAGGGTGTGGCAAAGCAGAGACTGTTCCCTTCAGTAGAACAGTCACCACAAAGCAGCCTCACTTTACCCTTGCCCATGGGAAAAGGACACCCATGAGCAAACTGAACACAGAAACCCAACTGAGGACAAAAACTGGCTCATGCTTGGTCAAAACAACCCCCATTTCACTGTCAGGACTCGAACAGCTCCCAGCAGCAggaccaaccagccaggggagcCTTGCCAGGTGACCCCTGGAGCCCCACCCTCAGGGCTGACCTCCAGATGGCCCTTTCTCACCCCCTCTCTGAGCTCTGCAGATGACAGGGCTGCAATCAAAGGGGTCTCTTTTCTGGCTGCATTTGCTCTCTTGTCCTGGACACCAAGCCctgggaggaagagagggtggaAGACAAGGAAGGTGGGTCATTGTTTGGCCACCAGGAAAGGAAGGGAATAGgcgccctgggggtggggtgggcacacACAATGAGAACCCCTCCCTTGCAGGTTGCTTTTCTCTGGTGCCAGCCTCCCTCTTCCCTGCTCAGAGcct from Saccopteryx leptura isolate mSacLep1 chromosome 2, mSacLep1_pri_phased_curated, whole genome shotgun sequence carries:
- the STAC2 gene encoding SH3 and cysteine-rich domain-containing protein 2 isoform X1, yielding MTEKSEKENESDDAATHTPPGTVSVLQETKLQRFKRSLSLKTILRSKSVENFFLRSGSGAELKCPTEVLLTPPTPLPPPSPPSASTDRGLPTPTPSPGPASRARAPLKPVRLHSFQEHVFKRASPCELCHQFIVGNSKQGLRCKTCKVSVHLWCSEEISHQQCPVKTSSSFRRNFSSPLLVHESPPACATSRESPPTGASGKVDPIYETLRYGTSLALMNRSSFSSASESPTRSLSERDELTEDGESSVRSSEEGPGDSAPAESEGSGPEEKSPGQQPPKPSLRKDVGPMYSYVALYKFLPQETHDLALQPGDRIMLVDDSNEDWWKGKIGDRVGFFPANFVQRVRPGENVWRCCQPFSGNKEQGYMSLKENQICVGVGRSKDADGFIRVSSGKKRGLVPVDALTEI
- the STAC2 gene encoding SH3 and cysteine-rich domain-containing protein 2 isoform X2, whose product is MTEKSEKENESDDAATHTPPGTVSVLQETKLQRFKRSLSLKTILRTSTDRGLPTPTPSPGPASRARAPLKPVRLHSFQEHVFKRASPCELCHQFIVGNSKQGLRCKTCKVSVHLWCSEEISHQQCPVKTSSSFRRNFSSPLLVHESPPACATSRESPPTGASGKVDPIYETLRYGTSLALMNRSSFSSASESPTRSLSERDELTEDGESSVRSSEEGPGDSAPAESEGSGPEEKSPGQQPPKPSLRKDVGPMYSYVALYKFLPQETHDLALQPGDRIMLVDDSNEDWWKGKIGDRVGFFPANFVQRVRPGENVWRCCQPFSGNKEQGYMSLKENQICVGVGRSKDADGFIRVSSGKKRGLVPVDALTEI